The following are encoded in a window of Streptomyces sp. 11x1 genomic DNA:
- a CDS encoding Tat pathway signal sequence domain protein yields the protein MTGRTGTSGTTGSTGSTGSTGARARAFSRRRLLGTGLGAAAAFTAVGAGAGTAHAAYPAYPVSPASQASAASAASGGSAPRRGHAFLAAAMDAYPDHGDLRLTQSYTDQAGLFSTAFTYDNALAILAHLAVRTEDGRARAVALGDALIYAQEHDPAYDDGRLRQAYNVGPYVHYDGVPQPDGFVRADGTANVGTQFGFTGTAVGDMAWAGIALSALARRTGARRFLAAAVRIGEWIERTGRTDEPLGGYKFGVNGANEKLPFTSTEHNTDLICLFGRLARLTGDRVWWRRRARAEAFVKGMWEPGRGVSGGFFYTGTNDGVTVNKSPIPEDTQTWTHLALDSDRYARSLDWAARELAVSDHAERRNSTVPAGQSYEGVTFSSAGLLANEDAPIAEFQPKPNRNGVWFEGTAHLALALRDRGARGDEKRARRLLASLERAQDLLGTAQTVGGRALPDRSGVVSASSPLDTGFGFGYYPYRHTGATAWYLMAAVRSNPLRA from the coding sequence ATGACCGGCAGAACGGGCACCAGCGGCACCACCGGCAGCACAGGTAGCACCGGCAGTACCGGCGCACGAGCCCGCGCGTTCAGCCGCCGCAGGCTCCTCGGCACCGGCCTCGGCGCGGCGGCGGCGTTCACCGCAGTCGGCGCGGGCGCCGGCACGGCCCACGCCGCATACCCGGCATACCCGGTATCCCCGGCATCGCAGGCGTCCGCGGCGTCCGCCGCGTCCGGCGGCTCCGCCCCCCGGCGCGGGCACGCCTTCCTCGCCGCCGCGATGGACGCCTACCCCGACCACGGCGACCTCCGGCTGACCCAGAGCTACACCGACCAGGCGGGCCTGTTCAGTACGGCCTTCACCTACGACAACGCCCTCGCGATCCTCGCCCACCTCGCCGTACGCACCGAGGACGGCCGGGCCCGGGCGGTGGCGCTCGGGGACGCGCTGATCTACGCCCAGGAGCACGACCCGGCGTACGACGACGGCCGGCTGCGCCAGGCGTACAACGTCGGGCCGTACGTCCACTACGACGGCGTACCGCAGCCGGACGGGTTCGTCCGGGCGGACGGGACGGCCAACGTCGGCACGCAGTTCGGCTTCACGGGGACGGCCGTGGGGGACATGGCCTGGGCGGGCATCGCGCTGAGTGCGCTGGCCCGGCGGACCGGGGCCCGGCGGTTCCTGGCCGCCGCCGTGCGGATCGGGGAGTGGATCGAGCGGACCGGCCGTACCGACGAGCCCCTCGGCGGCTACAAGTTCGGCGTGAACGGGGCGAACGAGAAGCTGCCGTTCACCTCGACCGAGCACAACACCGACCTGATCTGCCTGTTCGGGCGGCTCGCCCGGCTCACGGGCGACCGGGTGTGGTGGCGGCGGCGGGCCCGGGCCGAGGCGTTCGTGAAGGGCATGTGGGAGCCGGGCCGGGGCGTGTCCGGCGGCTTCTTCTACACCGGCACGAACGACGGCGTCACCGTCAACAAGTCCCCGATCCCCGAGGACACCCAGACCTGGACCCACCTCGCCCTCGACTCCGACCGCTACGCGCGCTCCCTCGACTGGGCGGCCCGGGAACTCGCCGTCTCGGACCACGCCGAGCGCCGCAACAGCACGGTCCCCGCCGGGCAGTCGTACGAGGGCGTGACCTTCAGCTCGGCCGGCCTCCTCGCGAACGAGGACGCGCCCATCGCCGAGTTCCAGCCCAAGCCCAACCGCAACGGCGTCTGGTTCGAGGGCACCGCCCATCTCGCGCTCGCCCTGCGCGACCGGGGCGCGCGCGGCGACGAGAAGCGCGCCCGGCGCCTCCTCGCCTCTCTCGAACGCGCCCAGGACCTCCTCGGCACCGCCCAGACCGTCGGCGGCCGCGCCCTCCCCGACCGCTCGGGCGTCGTCTCGGCCAGCAGCCCCCTCGACACGGGCTTCGGGTTCGGCTACTACCCGTACCGGCACACGGGCGCCACGGCCTGGTACCTGATGGCAGCGGTCCGCTCGAACCCGCTGCGGGCCTGA
- a CDS encoding zinc ribbon domain-containing protein, producing the protein MTRSAKGTVERPGRQVAQKSGLNRAILAQGWGLLRQRTGHKAPGRVEDVPAPYTSLRCSACGWIDKNSRKSQAGFVCSSCGFTCNADTNASINIAAGQGGIPRPRRTAGAGGTTPPNQRSSVREPQPERAGIPTLLRGGGCQTVVLDTRERVRDLGVLKALGMTHRQTVTMVVISVAVGGADGYGQGVANGVSDETPEVDKSDLPRGVKRCERGVPNAVRAHTLAGSLLALACRRPVRPHRTVVSGTAERPRGPCRRGLASRFRGPRPGARGGVRALGPGSRGRPAHPPGAGAPTPLTRSPTSLAAHGR; encoded by the coding sequence ATGACCCGCTCCGCGAAGGGAACCGTGGAGCGGCCCGGCAGGCAGGTGGCGCAGAAGTCCGGCCTGAACCGGGCGATCCTCGCCCAGGGCTGGGGCCTGCTCCGCCAGCGCACCGGACACAAGGCCCCCGGCCGGGTCGAGGACGTTCCCGCCCCCTACACCAGCCTGCGGTGCAGTGCCTGTGGCTGGATCGACAAGAACTCGCGCAAGAGCCAAGCCGGGTTCGTCTGTTCCTCCTGCGGCTTCACCTGCAACGCCGACACCAACGCAAGCATCAACATCGCGGCAGGACAGGGCGGCATCCCCCGCCCCCGGCGCACAGCCGGTGCCGGAGGGACGACACCGCCCAACCAGCGGTCGAGCGTCCGTGAACCTCAGCCCGAACGGGCTGGAATCCCTACTCTTTTAAGAGGGGGAGGATGTCAAACGGTCGTCCTCGACACCCGCGAACGGGTCCGCGACCTCGGAGTGCTCAAGGCGCTCGGCATGACACACCGTCAGACCGTGACGATGGTCGTCATCTCCGTCGCCGTGGGCGGCGCGGACGGGTACGGCCAGGGCGTTGCGAACGGAGTGAGCGACGAAACCCCGGAAGTGGACAAGTCCGACTTACCTCGGGGTGTGAAGAGGTGTGAAAGGGGCGTACCGAATGCTGTACGCGCTCATACTCTGGCTGGCTCCCTCCTGGCCCTCGCCTGTCGCCGCCCTGTCCGACCGCATCGGACAGTGGTGTCCGGTACCGCTGAACGACCGCGAGGTCCGTGTCGTAGAGGACTGGCCTCGCGGTTCCGGGGTCCGAGGCCGGGGGCGCGTGGCGGAGTCCGCGCACTGGGCCCCGGATCCCGCGGGCGCCCCGCGCACCCACCAGGTGCCGGGGCGCCCACTCCGCTCACCCGGTCACCCACCTCCCTTGCCGCGCACGGGCGTTGA
- a CDS encoding transposase, which translates to MSVSVTLMGDVGRSRAREGNGVSRFVAMPRFRMYPSPAQAEQMLTHCAHARYVWNLAVEQHTYWRPGRRSAPGFAEQCRQLTEARRENAWLGEGNADVQQQALKDFARAKSARFTSGFGEPTWRRKHVHEGFRGIGTDRVPEYEADGSPKLNAKTGRQVMGRSVVVQRLNRRWAQVRVPGRGWVRFRLSAEGKGAKLPAAKTFRVTFRNGQWHIAFAVIPDPVEGPGTDTVIGIDRGVTITAALSDGRRLNCPSSPSRNAPGSASTSGARPERPKAALPRRPSMRSWPG; encoded by the coding sequence ATGAGCGTGTCGGTCACTCTCATGGGTGATGTTGGTCGAAGTCGTGCGCGGGAGGGGAACGGGGTGTCTAGGTTCGTGGCAATGCCTCGTTTCCGGATGTATCCGTCGCCTGCGCAGGCCGAGCAGATGCTCACGCACTGCGCGCACGCGCGGTACGTGTGGAATCTTGCTGTCGAGCAGCACACGTACTGGAGGCCGGGTCGCAGGTCCGCGCCCGGTTTCGCGGAGCAGTGCCGTCAGCTGACCGAGGCCCGGCGGGAGAACGCGTGGCTGGGTGAGGGGAACGCGGATGTGCAGCAGCAGGCGTTGAAGGATTTCGCCCGGGCCAAGAGTGCAAGGTTCACGTCCGGGTTCGGTGAGCCGACCTGGCGCAGGAAGCATGTGCACGAGGGCTTCCGGGGCATCGGCACCGACCGCGTGCCGGAATACGAGGCGGACGGGTCGCCGAAGCTGAACGCGAAGACCGGCAGGCAGGTCATGGGCCGCTCGGTAGTCGTGCAGAGGCTGAACCGGCGCTGGGCACAGGTGAGGGTGCCCGGCCGCGGGTGGGTCCGCTTCCGCCTCAGCGCCGAGGGCAAAGGCGCGAAACTGCCCGCCGCCAAGACGTTCCGGGTCACCTTCCGCAACGGGCAGTGGCACATCGCCTTCGCCGTCATCCCCGACCCGGTCGAGGGGCCCGGCACGGATACGGTGATCGGCATCGACCGGGGCGTCACGATCACTGCCGCCCTCTCCGACGGCCGGAGGCTGAACTGCCCCAGCTCACCGTCAAGGAACGCGCCCGGATCCGCAAGCACCAGCGGCGCGCGGCCAGAGCGCCCAAAGGCAGCCCTGCCAAGGCGGCCGAGCATGCGATCGTGGCCGGGCTGA
- a CDS encoding saccharopine dehydrogenase NADP-binding domain-containing protein yields the protein MSAGRTVAVFGASGHTGRFVVAELRARGFVPLLVGRDAAKLRAVAAGLPGAQERQGPGPGPEGWVRVASVGEPGSLDRAFAGADAVVNCAGPFAETAAPVIEAALRAGIPYVDVAAEIEANLDTFARFEEPARAAGVAVVPAMAFFGGLGDLLVTAATESAGWTAVDEAHIAYGLSGWHPTAGTRDAGAVSRQRRGGRRVRYADGRLEYRDDAAPATKWDFPEPMGTRAVIGEFSMADIVTVPTHLAVPEVRTYMTVEAARDLAAPDTPAPVAVDEHGRSAQTFVVDVVVRSGGVERRATARGQDIYAVSAPLAVEAVRRVTEGRVKGAGVLSAGAAFDAADFLGALSAHVSVELGRQGGREV from the coding sequence ATGAGCGCGGGGCGTACGGTCGCGGTGTTCGGGGCGTCGGGGCACACCGGACGGTTCGTGGTGGCGGAGTTGCGGGCGCGGGGGTTCGTGCCGCTGCTGGTCGGGCGGGACGCGGCGAAGCTGCGGGCGGTGGCAGCGGGGCTGCCGGGGGCACAGGAGCGACAGGGGCCGGGGCCGGGGCCGGAGGGGTGGGTGCGGGTCGCCTCGGTCGGTGAACCGGGCTCCCTGGACCGGGCGTTCGCCGGGGCGGACGCCGTGGTCAACTGTGCCGGGCCCTTCGCGGAGACGGCCGCGCCGGTGATCGAGGCGGCCTTGCGCGCCGGGATTCCGTATGTGGACGTGGCGGCCGAGATCGAGGCCAATCTCGACACGTTCGCGCGGTTCGAGGAACCGGCGCGGGCGGCGGGGGTCGCCGTGGTGCCCGCCATGGCCTTCTTCGGCGGACTCGGGGACCTGCTGGTCACCGCCGCGACCGAGTCGGCCGGCTGGACGGCGGTGGACGAGGCGCACATCGCGTACGGGCTGAGCGGATGGCACCCCACGGCGGGGACGCGGGACGCGGGCGCGGTCTCGCGGCAGCGCCGGGGCGGGCGGCGGGTCCGGTACGCCGACGGGCGGCTGGAGTACCGGGACGACGCGGCCCCGGCCACGAAGTGGGACTTCCCCGAGCCGATGGGGACCAGGGCCGTGATCGGGGAGTTCAGCATGGCCGACATCGTCACCGTGCCGACCCATCTGGCCGTCCCCGAGGTGCGGACGTACATGACGGTCGAGGCCGCGCGCGATCTGGCCGCGCCGGACACCCCCGCGCCGGTCGCCGTCGACGAGCACGGGCGGTCCGCGCAGACCTTCGTGGTCGACGTCGTCGTGCGTTCCGGGGGCGTGGAACGGCGGGCCACGGCGCGCGGACAGGACATCTACGCCGTCAGCGCGCCGCTCGCGGTGGAGGCGGTGCGGCGCGTGACCGAGGGGCGGGTGAAGGGGGCCGGTGTGCTCTCCGCCGGGGCGGCGTTCGACGCGGCCGACTTCCTCGGCGCGCTGTCCGCGCACGTCTCGGTGGAGCTGGGGAGGCAGGGAGGTAGGGAGGTATAG
- a CDS encoding helix-turn-helix domain-containing protein has translation MPSPKPTTIALAVTDGMLHFELALAYEVFGSDLSHLVDPWYEFALCGPGPVSVGRFRLEPDHGLDRLRHADTVIVPGWTDVDVAPPGELVDAVRAAHEAGARIASLCTGAFVLGAAGLLDGRRATTHWAHTDVLAARFPDVEVDPDVLYVDNGSVLTSAGKAAAMDLCLHLVRRDHGSAVANTVARRLVVPPHRSGGQAQFVPAPVPTRSDHPLTDLLPWTLERLDQPLTVEDLARRASMSSRTLTRHFRAATGTTPLQWLLTQRIRRAQELLETTSDSVDAIATTTGMGTAATLRRHFNRTLGVPPDTYRRTFHAAR, from the coding sequence ATGCCGAGCCCGAAGCCGACCACCATCGCGCTCGCCGTCACCGACGGCATGCTGCACTTCGAACTGGCCCTCGCCTACGAGGTGTTCGGCTCCGATCTCTCGCACCTGGTGGACCCCTGGTACGAGTTCGCCCTCTGCGGCCCCGGCCCCGTCTCCGTGGGCCGCTTCCGCCTGGAGCCGGACCACGGCCTGGACCGGCTCCGCCACGCCGACACGGTGATCGTCCCCGGCTGGACCGATGTGGACGTGGCACCGCCCGGCGAACTGGTCGACGCGGTCCGCGCGGCGCACGAGGCGGGCGCCCGGATCGCCTCGCTGTGCACCGGCGCGTTCGTCCTGGGCGCCGCGGGACTCCTGGACGGCCGCCGGGCCACCACGCACTGGGCGCACACGGACGTCCTGGCCGCCCGCTTCCCCGACGTGGAGGTCGACCCGGACGTCCTCTACGTCGACAACGGCAGCGTGCTCACCTCGGCGGGCAAGGCCGCCGCGATGGACCTCTGCCTGCACCTGGTCCGCCGCGACCACGGCTCGGCGGTCGCCAACACGGTGGCCCGCCGACTGGTCGTACCCCCGCACCGTTCGGGCGGCCAGGCCCAGTTCGTCCCCGCCCCGGTGCCCACCCGGAGCGACCACCCGCTGACCGACCTGCTCCCGTGGACCCTGGAACGCCTCGATCAGCCCCTGACCGTCGAGGATCTGGCCCGCCGCGCGAGCATGAGTTCGCGCACCTTGACCCGGCACTTCCGCGCGGCCACCGGCACCACCCCGCTCCAGTGGCTCCTCACCCAACGCATCCGCCGCGCCCAGGAGCTCCTGGAGACCACCTCCGACAGCGTCGACGCCATCGCCACCACCACGGGCATGGGGACGGCCGCGACCCTCCGCCGCCACTTCAACCGCACCCTCGGCGTCCCCCCGGACACCTACCGCCGCACCTTCCACGCCGCCCGCTGA
- a CDS encoding carbohydrate ABC transporter substrate-binding protein: MTRRFKVLVLLAALLLVCAGGMVAVWSERDDEPVTILGPWTDKQGEQFEDVLRSFGIPFEYQGTAAQREVLLSKVQSGEPPDIAIMPGVGELAEYADQNLLKSLNGLYTEEEYGAPWKPVSSPREDAYWVPVKADLKSIVWYREGQRPANSPAPLTSWCIGMGDDGASGWPGSDWIEDLVLQREGPEIYGKWALGDASVPWTGTAVREAWEAWAGLLRQDEAAAGRALLTDHRGAPGEYGLLFEGKGGCALEHQGSFARSFYGDKWQGAGLMDSAPLLPGGGYRVRGHEVTGDFAALFSDRPRAGELIERLASREGQRKWSQAADVFSANRRVRQEGGPVEREIAKRLTGTGPRCLDASDVMPPAVRDAFYEAVLLTIARAAAGEELDVPGLLADVQNVAEARPDRRAPLSTVCST, translated from the coding sequence GTGACCCGGCGGTTCAAGGTGCTCGTGCTGCTCGCGGCGCTGCTGCTGGTCTGCGCCGGAGGCATGGTCGCGGTCTGGTCGGAGCGGGACGACGAACCGGTGACCATCCTCGGACCGTGGACCGACAAGCAGGGAGAGCAGTTCGAGGACGTGCTGCGGAGCTTCGGCATCCCCTTCGAGTACCAGGGCACCGCCGCCCAGCGCGAGGTGCTGCTGTCCAAGGTGCAGTCGGGGGAGCCCCCGGACATCGCGATCATGCCGGGCGTCGGCGAACTCGCCGAGTACGCCGACCAGAACCTCCTCAAGTCGCTGAACGGCCTCTACACCGAGGAGGAGTACGGCGCCCCCTGGAAGCCGGTGAGTTCGCCCCGGGAGGACGCGTACTGGGTGCCGGTCAAGGCGGATCTGAAGAGCATCGTCTGGTATCGAGAGGGCCAACGCCCCGCGAACTCGCCTGCCCCGCTCACCAGTTGGTGCATCGGCATGGGCGACGACGGAGCGTCCGGCTGGCCCGGCAGCGACTGGATCGAGGACCTCGTGCTGCAACGGGAGGGCCCGGAGATCTACGGCAAGTGGGCGCTGGGCGACGCCTCGGTGCCGTGGACGGGGACCGCGGTGCGCGAGGCGTGGGAGGCGTGGGCCGGACTGCTCCGGCAGGACGAGGCGGCGGCGGGGCGCGCCCTGCTCACCGACCATCGCGGCGCCCCCGGCGAGTACGGGCTGCTGTTCGAGGGCAAGGGCGGGTGCGCGCTGGAGCACCAGGGCTCCTTCGCTCGCTCCTTCTACGGGGACAAGTGGCAGGGGGCGGGCCTGATGGACTCCGCTCCCTTGTTGCCCGGCGGCGGCTACCGGGTCCGAGGCCACGAGGTGACCGGTGACTTCGCCGCGCTGTTCAGCGACCGCCCGCGAGCCGGTGAACTGATCGAGCGGCTGGCCTCGCGGGAGGGCCAGCGGAAGTGGTCTCAGGCCGCGGACGTCTTCTCCGCGAACCGGCGGGTGCGCCAGGAGGGCGGCCCCGTCGAACGGGAGATCGCCAAGCGCCTCACCGGGACCGGGCCCCGCTGTCTCGACGCCTCCGACGTGATGCCCCCCGCCGTCCGTGACGCCTTCTACGAGGCCGTCCTGCTGACGATCGCCCGGGCCGCCGCCGGGGAGGAACTCGACGTGCCGGGGCTGCTGGCCGACGTACAGAACGTGGCGGAGGCGCGGCCCGACCGGCGGGCGCCGCTGAGCACGGTGTGCAGTACGTAG
- a CDS encoding tetratricopeptide repeat protein — MVCSSGECGITFAPPYTVGPVPVEGYCPACGEPYSYRPELAEGDVLRDQYRIMGPIAHGGQGWVYLAEDTHLGDVVAVKGLLNRYEQDGARLADVERRNLVAIRHPRIVQIRDFVARRDDSGRVTGGYIVMDDVGDGTLDKVVKETRRGESVLDIEHVAAYGCQILEALVHLHMSGERGFVYGDMKPSNVVHHGDGVKVIDLGGMRERGQSQPPAHVTPDYMAPETASSPMPTTAHDLHTVGVTLRELAGWAVDEVPGLGTASFHEVVDRATRTDPGLRFADAREMAGQLRGALREIRALRGKSDPPEPSDYFWPSPQLLGARLGTVPGIEHWLDRPRRDRYDPPLAPALDLGAPTLTEIARRLPVPRRYPGDPQTTRFEVSSGYDPGRLLDQEEGKPPSVEIRLHNVRVLLGRNTRDDLERAQEELDTADSIPGPPAVRRWRLEWHRALVALRRADLDGDPRRVAEAKGHFAAVRLELPGEYAPKLALAYCGERLGDDTAGPTAKELYEAVFARNPAHGGAALGLARLALRAGDRRAALDVLGRVRPGTLDHTVTRIASLRIRAARLPRDDDPLPAPSEVDAALAELSDLVLREPGAGGPSLSEDEALRLSTELHEWKLDALHSRGDRPGPGGAGGGRLDPGSLRRLSPQERELRARIESHYRQLAARHGETTAAHEHLVDLLQAVRPQTVV; from the coding sequence ATGGTCTGTTCGTCCGGCGAGTGCGGCATCACCTTCGCGCCGCCCTACACCGTGGGCCCGGTGCCGGTCGAGGGGTACTGTCCGGCCTGCGGCGAGCCCTACTCGTACCGGCCCGAACTCGCCGAGGGCGACGTGCTGCGCGACCAGTACCGGATCATGGGGCCCATCGCGCACGGCGGCCAGGGCTGGGTCTACCTCGCCGAGGACACGCACCTCGGTGACGTCGTCGCCGTGAAAGGGCTGCTCAACCGGTACGAGCAGGACGGGGCCCGGCTCGCCGACGTCGAACGCCGCAACCTCGTCGCCATCCGCCACCCCCGTATCGTCCAGATCCGCGACTTCGTCGCCCGGCGCGACGACTCCGGGCGGGTCACCGGCGGGTACATCGTCATGGACGACGTCGGCGACGGCACCCTCGACAAGGTGGTCAAGGAGACCCGACGCGGGGAGTCCGTCCTCGACATCGAGCACGTGGCCGCGTACGGCTGCCAGATCCTCGAAGCACTCGTGCATCTGCACATGAGTGGCGAAAGAGGCTTCGTGTACGGGGACATGAAGCCCTCGAACGTCGTGCACCACGGGGACGGTGTCAAGGTCATCGATCTCGGCGGGATGCGTGAGCGGGGACAGAGTCAGCCGCCCGCCCATGTCACCCCCGACTACATGGCGCCCGAGACCGCGTCCTCGCCCATGCCCACCACCGCCCACGACCTGCACACCGTCGGGGTCACCCTGCGGGAACTCGCCGGCTGGGCCGTCGACGAGGTGCCCGGCCTCGGCACCGCCTCCTTCCACGAGGTCGTCGACCGCGCCACCCGCACCGATCCGGGGCTCCGCTTCGCCGACGCCCGCGAGATGGCCGGCCAACTGCGGGGCGCGCTGCGGGAGATCCGCGCCCTGCGCGGCAAGAGCGACCCGCCCGAACCCTCCGACTACTTCTGGCCGTCCCCCCAACTGCTCGGCGCTCGGCTCGGCACCGTGCCCGGCATCGAGCACTGGCTCGACCGACCCCGCCGCGACCGGTACGACCCGCCCCTCGCCCCCGCCCTCGACCTCGGCGCGCCCACCCTCACCGAGATCGCCCGTCGGCTGCCGGTGCCCAGGCGCTACCCGGGCGACCCGCAGACCACGCGGTTCGAGGTGAGCAGCGGCTACGACCCCGGCCGGCTCCTCGACCAGGAGGAGGGCAAGCCGCCCTCGGTCGAGATCCGCCTGCACAACGTACGGGTCCTGCTGGGCAGGAACACCCGGGACGACCTGGAGCGCGCACAGGAGGAGCTGGACACCGCCGACTCCATCCCCGGGCCGCCCGCCGTGCGCCGGTGGCGCCTGGAGTGGCACCGCGCGCTGGTCGCGCTGCGCCGCGCCGACCTCGACGGCGACCCGCGCCGGGTCGCCGAGGCCAAGGGCCACTTCGCCGCCGTCCGCCTCGAACTGCCCGGCGAGTACGCGCCCAAGCTGGCCCTCGCCTACTGCGGCGAACGGCTCGGCGACGACACGGCCGGGCCCACGGCCAAGGAGCTGTACGAGGCCGTGTTCGCCCGCAACCCCGCGCACGGGGGCGCGGCCCTGGGGCTCGCCCGGCTCGCGCTCCGCGCGGGCGACCGCCGGGCCGCCCTCGACGTCCTCGGCCGGGTCCGTCCCGGCACTCTGGACCACACCGTCACCCGGATCGCCTCCCTGCGCATCCGCGCGGCCCGGCTGCCCCGCGACGACGATCCGCTGCCCGCGCCCAGCGAGGTCGACGCGGCGCTGGCCGAACTGAGCGACCTCGTCCTCCGGGAACCGGGCGCCGGCGGGCCGAGCCTGTCCGAGGACGAGGCGTTGCGCCTCAGCACCGAACTGCACGAGTGGAAGCTGGACGCGCTCCACAGCCGTGGCGACCGGCCCGGCCCCGGGGGAGCGGGCGGCGGGCGGCTCGATCCCGGCAGTCTGCGGCGGCTGAGCCCGCAGGAGCGGGAGCTGCGCGCACGGATCGAGTCCCACTACCGCCAACTCGCCGCCCGGCACGGGGAGACGACCGCCGCGCACGAACACCTCGTGGACCTCCTCCAGGCGGTACGGCCACAGACCGTGGTCTGA